The genome window AACCTGCTGAAGGAGATCCAGGCCGACCGCGGGATGAGCATCGTGCTCATCACTCACGACCTCGGCGTCATCGCCGAGATGTGCGACCGCGTCTGTGTGATGTACGCGGGCGAGGTCGTCGAGCGCGGCACGCTCGACTCGGTGTTCGAGGACACGGTTCACCCGTACACGCAGGGGTTACTCGGCTCGATCCCCGACGTCGACGACCCGCGGGCGCGGCTCGAACCGATCACCGGCAACGTCCCGAGCCTGGTCGACGCCGAGATGGACGACCGGTGTTACTTCGCGGACCGGTGCCCGAAGGCGATGGACGCGTGCCTCGACAAGCCGCCCGAGGCGACGGTCGACGCCGCCGCCGACCACGGCGCCAAGTGCGTCCTCGCCGACCGCGAGTACGACCCGGCAGACGCGCTCCCGGACGGCTACTTCGGCGATGCCGGAGAGGCGGCCGATCCCGACGACGGTGCCCCGGCCGCGACCGACGGGGGTGGCGACGAATGAGCGACTCGCTGCTCTCCGTCGAGGGACTGAAGAAGTACTACGCGGACGACCCGTCGCTCATCGACCGCCTGCTCGGGGAGGAGTCGGAGAGCGTGAAGGCGGTCGACGGCGTCTCCTTCGACGTGCGGGAGGGCGAGACGCTCGGGCTCGTCGGCGAGTCCGGCTGCGGGAAGTCGACGACCGGCGAGACGGTGCTGCGGCTCCGCGAGCCGACCGAGGGCGAGATCACCTTCGACGGGACCGACGTCCGCGGGATGACCGACGCGGAGCTGAACCAGTTCCGGCGACGCGCGCAGATCGTGTTCCAGGACCCGTTCTCAAGTCTCGATCCGCGGATGACCACCGGCGACATCGTCACGGAGGGGCTCCGGATCCACGACGTCGAGGACAGGCAGGGGCGCCGCGAGACGGCCCGAGAGCTGTTAGAGCGGGTCGGGCTCTCCGCCGACCAGGTGGACCGGTACCCGCACGAGTTCTCCGGCGGGCAGCGCCAGCGGATCGGGATCGCCCGGGCGCTCGCCTTGGACCCCGACTTCGTCGTCCTCGACGAGCCGGTGTCGGCGCTCGACGTGAGCGTTCAGGCGCAGATCCTCAACCTGCTGGAGGACCTCCAGGACGACTTCGGGCTCACGTTCCTCTTCATCGCGCACAACCTCGGCGTGGTCCGGCACGTCTGCGACCGCGTCGCGGTGATGTACTTAGGGGAGATCGTCGAGATCGGCCCGGTCGAGGAGATCTTCGACGACCCCGCGCACCCGTACACGAAGGCGCTGCTGTCGAGCGTCCCGCGGGCGAGCACGGAGGCGCGCGACGAGGAGTTCGAGACGCTCCACGGCGACGTG of Halorubrum trapanicum contains these proteins:
- a CDS encoding ABC transporter ATP-binding protein — its product is MSDSLLSVEGLKKYYADDPSLIDRLLGEESESVKAVDGVSFDVREGETLGLVGESGCGKSTTGETVLRLREPTEGEITFDGTDVRGMTDAELNQFRRRAQIVFQDPFSSLDPRMTTGDIVTEGLRIHDVEDRQGRRETARELLERVGLSADQVDRYPHEFSGGQRQRIGIARALALDPDFVVLDEPVSALDVSVQAQILNLLEDLQDDFGLTFLFIAHNLGVVRHVCDRVAVMYLGEIVEIGPVEEIFDDPAHPYTKALLSSVPRASTEARDEEFETLHGDVPSPRNPPAGCRFHTRCPEARAACRESAPPGYDVGDGRTATCFRADDDHAYWDSEPIGQNEAAEEAPDAGEPADD